In Campylobacter vulpis, a genomic segment contains:
- a CDS encoding YqhA family protein: MLEKIFEGLLVKSRFVTILPVIFGLVGAFVLFFIASYDVVKVIFFTYQYFFTSGVEIDLHEDVVGLIIGAVDLYLMALVLFIFSFGVYELFISEIEEFKQTKQSRVLEVHSLDQLKDKLAKVIIMVLVVNFFQRVLQMKFTTPVDMAYLAGSILALCVGLYFLHKGGH, translated from the coding sequence ATGTTGGAGAAAATATTTGAGGGCTTATTGGTAAAAAGTCGCTTTGTTACGATTTTACCTGTTATTTTTGGGCTTGTGGGAGCTTTTGTTTTATTTTTTATCGCAAGTTATGATGTTGTAAAGGTGATTTTTTTCACTTATCAATATTTCTTTACTTCTGGTGTTGAGATTGATTTGCATGAAGATGTAGTGGGACTGATTATCGGGGCTGTGGATTTATATTTGATGGCTTTGGTTTTATTTATTTTTTCTTTTGGGGTATATGAGCTTTTTATCAGTGAGATAGAGGAATTTAAGCAAACTAAGCAAAGTAGAGTTTTGGAAGTGCATAGCTTAGACCAGCTTAAAGATAAGCTTGCAAAGGTGATTATTATGGTTTTGGTGGTGAATTTTTTTCAACGTGTTTTGCAAATGAAATTTACTACTCCTGTGGATATGGCTTATTTGGCTGGATCTATTTTGGCACTTTGTGTGGGGCTTTATTTTTTGCATAAGGGGGGACATTGA
- the ruvB gene encoding Holliday junction branch migration DNA helicase RuvB, whose amino-acid sequence MDRIVEIEKFSPDETYENSLRPSNFDGYIGQESIKKNLHIFISAAKKREECLDHILFSGPAGLGKTTLANIIAAEMGANIKTTAAPMIEKSGDLAAILTNLSEGDVLFIDEIHRLSPAIEEVLYPAMEDFRLDIIIGSGPAAQTIKIDLPKFTLIGATTRAGMLSNPLRDRFGMQFRLEFYKNEELALILQKAALKLHKNCEEKAALEIAKRSRSTPRIALRLLKRVRDFADVNDEENISLTRANEALNSLGVNELGFDNMDLRYLELLTSAKGKAMGLASIAAALSEDENTVEDVIEPYLLANGYIERTAKGRIASTKSYATLKLNYEKTLFED is encoded by the coding sequence ATGGACAGGATAGTAGAAATTGAAAAATTCTCCCCCGATGAAACCTATGAAAACTCCTTAAGACCCTCAAATTTCGATGGTTACATAGGGCAAGAAAGCATTAAAAAAAACCTTCATATTTTCATCAGTGCAGCCAAAAAACGCGAAGAGTGTCTAGACCATATCCTTTTTAGCGGACCAGCGGGACTTGGTAAAACAACTCTTGCAAATATCATCGCCGCAGAAATGGGAGCAAATATCAAAACAACAGCCGCTCCAATGATAGAAAAAAGCGGAGATTTAGCAGCCATTTTGACAAATTTAAGCGAAGGCGATGTGCTTTTTATCGATGAGATTCACCGTCTTAGCCCTGCCATTGAGGAGGTGCTTTACCCTGCTATGGAGGATTTTAGACTGGATATTATCATAGGAAGCGGACCTGCGGCTCAAACGATTAAAATCGATCTCCCCAAATTCACGCTCATCGGTGCGACTACAAGGGCTGGAATGCTTAGTAATCCTTTAAGAGACCGCTTTGGTATGCAATTTCGCCTTGAATTTTACAAAAATGAAGAACTTGCCCTCATCTTACAAAAAGCCGCACTTAAACTTCATAAAAACTGCGAGGAAAAAGCCGCTTTAGAAATCGCCAAGCGTTCACGCTCCACTCCTAGAATTGCCCTAAGGCTTTTAAAGAGGGTGCGTGATTTTGCCGATGTCAATGATGAAGAAAATATTAGCCTTACAAGAGCCAATGAAGCTTTAAATTCTCTAGGAGTTAATGAGCTGGGCTTTGATAATATGGATTTAAGATATTTAGAGCTTTTAACCTCCGCTAAAGGTAAGGCTATGGGACTTGCAAGTATAGCCGCGGCTTTAAGTGAAGATGAAAATACGGTTGAAGATGTGATTGAGCCTTATTTACTCGCAAATGGCTACATCGAACGCACTGCAAAAGGTCGCATTGCTAGCACAAAAAGCTATGCTACGCTTAAGCTTAATTATGAAAAAACTTTATTTGAGGATTGA
- a CDS encoding ABC transporter substrate-binding protein produces the protein MKKYIVALTSLALASSLYAKDVNVGVILPLTGTIAAYGQDVFAGVKLANKLNPTLSNGDKVNLIVIDNKGDKLETSSGVNRLISQNGVLGIIGAAATPNTIQAISIAEDKKVPLIAPVASGDRLLDKKKYASRVCFKDSFQGDKFANYVAKDLKLSNAVLIVDQSNVYSLGLAKAFEESFVANGGKVLKKLMINSGDKDFRAVISQFKALNADFVYMPIYHPEAALIARQARQMGFDKLLAAGDGINNQTFIELGGNAVEGVIFTDSFDSGNPSTKLGKDFIANYEKTKGVKELPAFSAMGADAYYVMLNAMNACIDNLNAECINEKIHQTTNFEGVGGLISIDSSGNATRSVVIKEIKNQKQVYKTIINP, from the coding sequence ATGAAAAAATATATTGTAGCTTTAACAAGCTTAGCTCTTGCGAGTTCTTTGTATGCAAAAGATGTTAATGTTGGGGTTATTTTGCCCTTAACAGGCACGATTGCAGCTTATGGTCAAGATGTTTTTGCTGGAGTTAAATTGGCAAATAAATTAAATCCAACTCTTTCAAATGGTGATAAAGTTAATCTTATTGTGATTGACAATAAGGGCGATAAACTAGAAACTTCAAGTGGAGTTAATCGTCTCATTTCTCAAAATGGCGTTTTAGGGATTATAGGAGCAGCTGCAACGCCAAATACCATTCAAGCTATTTCCATAGCGGAAGATAAAAAAGTTCCACTTATAGCACCTGTAGCATCTGGAGATAGGCTTTTAGATAAGAAAAAATATGCTAGTAGGGTTTGCTTTAAAGATAGTTTTCAGGGTGATAAATTTGCTAATTATGTAGCGAAAGATTTAAAGCTTTCAAATGCTGTTCTTATCGTGGATCAAAGCAATGTTTATTCTTTAGGTCTTGCTAAGGCTTTTGAAGAAAGTTTTGTGGCAAACGGTGGTAAAGTGCTTAAAAAATTGATGATAAATTCAGGCGATAAAGATTTTAGAGCGGTTATTTCTCAATTTAAGGCTTTAAATGCGGATTTTGTTTATATGCCAATTTATCATCCAGAAGCTGCTCTTATTGCAAGACAAGCGAGGCAAATGGGTTTTGATAAGCTTTTGGCGGCGGGAGATGGGATAAATAATCAAACCTTCATCGAGCTTGGTGGCAATGCTGTGGAGGGCGTGATTTTTACAGATAGTTTTGATTCTGGTAATCCTAGCACAAAATTAGGCAAAGATTTCATTGCTAACTATGAAAAAACTAAAGGTGTAAAGGAGCTCCCAGCTTTTTCTGCTATGGGTGCGGACGCATATTATGTAATGCTTAATGCAATGAATGCTTGTATTGATAATCTAAATGCCGAATGTATTAATGAAAAAATTCATCAAACGACTAATTTTGAGGGTGTTGGAGGATTAATTAGTATAGATTCTAGTGGTAATGCTACGCGTTCTGTGGTAATTAAAGAAATTAAAAATCAAAAACAAGTTTATAAAACCATTATTAATCCATAA
- a CDS encoding branched-chain amino acid ABC transporter permease: MMSRAKISHLTFLFLALAFIFVSPRIFSDYGMSIVNQIAIFIILAVSYNLINGVTGQFSLEPNGFVAVGAYVAALVLLSTEAKEEQFFYDGINPFILALHSPSFIVALLAAGLCACLLSFILSFAVFRVRGDYLAIVTLGFGIIIKLLALSFPTFTNGSRGINEIPAYSNIYWTGGIAIIAVILILNIVYSKYGRAMKAIRDDEDAASAMGINTFWIKTLAFGTSAFLEGVGGGLLACLLTTVSPEQFDFLLTFQLLIIIVLGGLGSTTGAILGSILVIGGAEWLRFLDEFKIQMEFFGAEIQTGHGLRMVVFSLILIFVMLFARRGIMGDRELLDIFKAFQKRFKGSEK; the protein is encoded by the coding sequence ATGATGAGTAGAGCAAAAATTTCACATTTGACATTTTTATTTTTAGCACTTGCTTTCATCTTTGTTTCGCCTAGAATTTTTAGTGATTATGGTATGAGCATAGTAAATCAAATTGCCATTTTTATAATCTTAGCTGTAAGCTATAATTTAATTAATGGTGTTACTGGGCAATTTTCCTTAGAGCCAAATGGCTTTGTGGCTGTGGGTGCTTATGTTGCGGCTTTAGTGCTTTTAAGCACGGAGGCAAAAGAGGAGCAGTTTTTTTATGATGGGATTAATCCTTTCATTTTAGCCTTACATTCTCCAAGTTTTATTGTAGCTTTGCTTGCGGCTGGTTTGTGTGCCTGTTTGCTTTCTTTTATTCTTTCTTTTGCGGTTTTTCGTGTAAGGGGAGATTATTTAGCGATTGTAACACTAGGATTTGGTATCATCATTAAACTTTTAGCTCTTAGTTTTCCTACTTTTACAAATGGCTCAAGAGGGATTAATGAAATTCCAGCTTATTCTAATATTTATTGGACAGGTGGCATAGCTATTATTGCTGTTATTTTAATTTTAAATATAGTCTATTCTAAATATGGACGCGCAATGAAAGCTATAAGAGATGATGAAGATGCAGCAAGTGCGATGGGGATTAATACCTTTTGGATTAAAACTCTTGCTTTTGGCACTTCAGCGTTTTTAGAGGGCGTTGGAGGAGGACTTTTAGCTTGTCTTTTAACGACGGTTTCGCCAGAGCAATTTGACTTTTTGCTAACCTTTCAACTTCTTATCATTATCGTTTTGGGAGGACTTGGTTCGACTACTGGAGCGATTTTAGGCTCTATTTTAGTCATAGGCGGAGCAGAATGGCTAAGATTTTTAGATGAATTTAAAATTCAAATGGAGTTTTTTGGAGCAGAAATTCAAACGGGGCATGGACTTAGAATGGTCGTTTTTTCTCTTATACTTATATTTGTTATGCTTTTTGCTAGAAGAGGCATTATGGGCGATAGAGAATTGTTAGATATTTTTAAAGCCTTCCAAAAGCGTTTTAAAGGGAGTGAAAAATGA
- a CDS encoding mini-MOMP protein produces MRKFALICVFLSLNILVSNAAPLDEVFKDVEVSGTVRYRYESSNTKLKDRNSKSSTKTRTDITIQ; encoded by the coding sequence ATGAGGAAATTTGCCCTTATTTGCGTGTTTTTAAGCTTAAATATTTTAGTTTCTAACGCAGCTCCTCTTGATGAAGTATTTAAAGATGTAGAAGTTTCAGGAACGGTGCGTTATAGGTATGAAAGCTCAAATACAAAGCTAAAGGATAGAAATTCAAAATCTAGCACCAAAACACGCACGGATATTACGATACAATAA
- a CDS encoding c-type cytochrome — protein sequence MIRFVFLVSIFIVGLFGINLKSFFTYTFDSGKTYDMQKAKDLYFQKKCQTCHGDTGERKISGKALKDMKPEDIKSSLINFTLEGGNSVNMAVHSRNLSHAEIDEIIAYIKGEDFAMELQVKDLLEEEPPQKTKHGIFIK from the coding sequence ATGATAAGATTTGTATTTTTAGTTTCTATTTTTATCGTTGGTCTTTTTGGGATTAATTTAAAGTCTTTTTTTACTTATACTTTTGATTCGGGTAAAACTTATGATATGCAAAAAGCTAAAGATTTGTATTTTCAAAAAAAGTGTCAAACTTGTCACGGCGATACTGGTGAGAGAAAAATTTCAGGAAAGGCTTTAAAAGATATGAAGCCAGAGGATATTAAATCCTCTTTAATTAACTTTACCTTAGAGGGAGGAAATTCTGTTAATATGGCTGTGCATTCTAGAAATTTAAGCCACGCCGAAATTGATGAAATTATTGCTTATATCAAAGGTGAAGATTTTGCAATGGAGTTACAGGTAAAAGACTTGCTCGAGGAAGAGCCACCTCAAAAAACTAAGCACGGGATTTTTATTAAGTAA
- a CDS encoding aspartate-semialdehyde dehydrogenase yields the protein MKKQKIAIVGATGAVGEELLNVLDELDFPVESILPLASAKSAGSEVEFGGKFYKVKELTEEVFKQNPVDIAFFSAGGSISAKYAKFAVETGAVVIDNTSHFRMNQDVPLVVPECNAEDIKLWKKTGIIANPNCSTIQMVHILKPLDEVFNLKRVNVATYQAASGAGKEGMAELVEGLQSFFAFKLDEFKANTFPYTLALNLIPQIDEFSDNGYTKEELKMVNETQKILHKNLEISATCVRVGVLRSHSEALSLHFEKEVDVKKAREILKNAPSVVVIDDVANKKYPMPLFASDTNETYVGRIRKDISRDNVLHLWCVADQIRVGAATNAVRIAQKWLELRGK from the coding sequence ATGAAAAAGCAAAAAATAGCCATAGTGGGTGCGACAGGAGCTGTGGGGGAGGAACTTTTAAATGTCTTAGATGAGCTTGATTTTCCTGTGGAGAGTATTTTGCCCTTAGCAAGTGCGAAGAGTGCGGGAAGCGAGGTGGAATTTGGGGGGAAATTTTATAAGGTTAAAGAGCTAACTGAAGAGGTTTTTAAGCAAAATCCTGTCGATATAGCTTTTTTTAGTGCGGGGGGAAGTATCTCGGCAAAATACGCTAAATTTGCTGTGGAGACTGGTGCTGTTGTGATTGATAATACAAGTCATTTTAGAATGAATCAAGATGTGCCTTTAGTCGTTCCTGAGTGTAATGCTGAGGATATAAAGCTTTGGAAGAAAACGGGAATCATTGCAAATCCAAATTGTTCAACCATACAAATGGTGCATATTTTAAAGCCTTTAGATGAGGTTTTTAATCTTAAGAGGGTTAATGTAGCGACCTATCAAGCGGCAAGTGGAGCGGGTAAAGAGGGTATGGCAGAGCTTGTGGAGGGACTTCAAAGCTTTTTTGCCTTTAAGCTTGATGAATTTAAGGCTAATACCTTTCCTTACACTTTAGCATTAAATTTAATCCCACAAATTGATGAATTTAGCGATAATGGTTACACAAAAGAGGAGCTTAAAATGGTTAATGAAACACAAAAAATCCTCCATAAGAACCTAGAAATCTCCGCTACTTGTGTGCGTGTGGGAGTGCTTAGAAGTCATAGTGAGGCTTTAAGTTTGCATTTTGAAAAAGAAGTTGATGTTAAAAAAGCAAGAGAAATTTTAAAAAATGCCCCAAGTGTCGTAGTTATCGATGATGTGGCTAATAAAAAATATCCTATGCCTCTTTTTGCTAGCGATACAAATGAAACTTATGTGGGTAGAATTCGCAAAGACATTAGCCGTGATAATGTTTTGCATTTGTGGTGCGTGGCAGACCAAATTCGCGTAGGAGCGGCGACAAATGCTGTAAGAATCGCACAAAAATGGCTTGAGTTAAGGGGAAAATGA
- a CDS encoding ABC transporter ATP-binding protein, protein MILELKKISKSFGGVKAINETSFGVSEGEIFALIGPNGAGKTTLFNIITGNYKPTSGEVLFKGQRIDTLKPHKIVHCGIARTFQNIRLFSSMNVLENVLIGFNHQMKYSILEAFLHLGRFSKVESEFKDRAYALLKELELEDVAYHKATSLSYGQQRKVEIARAMATNPSLLLLDEPAAGMNGAESGALAELIFRLRRDYKMGVLLIEHDMKFVNKLCDRVLVLDYGRTIFEGKLSDAINHKEVIAAYLGDFDADC, encoded by the coding sequence ATGATTTTGGAGTTAAAGAAAATTTCTAAAAGTTTCGGTGGGGTTAAGGCGATTAATGAAACTTCTTTTGGTGTGAGTGAGGGTGAAATTTTTGCACTCATAGGTCCAAATGGTGCGGGTAAGACGACACTTTTTAATATTATTACGGGAAATTACAAACCAACAAGTGGAGAGGTTTTATTTAAGGGGCAAAGAATTGATACGCTTAAGCCTCATAAAATTGTGCATTGTGGTATAGCTAGAACCTTTCAAAACATTAGACTTTTTTCCAGTATGAATGTGCTTGAAAATGTCTTAATAGGATTTAATCATCAAATGAAATATAGTATTTTGGAGGCTTTTTTACATTTAGGGCGTTTTTCTAAGGTAGAGAGCGAATTTAAAGATAGAGCTTATGCGCTTTTAAAAGAGCTTGAACTTGAAGATGTGGCTTATCATAAGGCAACAAGTTTGAGTTATGGACAGCAAAGAAAGGTTGAAATCGCAAGGGCTATGGCGACAAATCCTAGTCTCCTCTTGCTTGATGAACCAGCTGCTGGAATGAATGGTGCAGAAAGTGGAGCTTTAGCGGAGCTTATTTTTAGATTGAGAAGAGATTATAAAATGGGCGTTTTATTGATAGAACACGATATGAAATTTGTCAATAAGCTTTGCGATAGAGTTTTGGTTTTAGATTATGGGCGAACGATTTTTGAGGGTAAATTAAGCGATGCAATTAATCATAAAGAGGTTATTGCGGCTTATTTGGGGGATTTTGATGCTGATTGTTAA
- a CDS encoding sigma-54-dependent transcriptional regulator, with translation MNLVIVEDDINMRKSLEIALGEYEEFKIKSYKSATEALKKLSDDTDLIITDINMPGLDGLEFVKACENKYDFIIITGNATLNRAIEAVRLGVKDFLTKPFDVNTLVQAIKRAKIIREKTSDKKSAKKDNLIQNDFFATSAKLEATLKLSEKAAKTDVAVMFFGESGVGKELFSRHIHKNSKRALKPFVAINMAAIPTNLIESELFGFEKGAFTDANATKIGLFEMANEGTLFLDEIGEMPYEIQAKLLRALQEKEITRLGSTKAIKIDVRIISATNANLEEKIKNGDFRSDLYYRLNTLPIQIPPLRERKEEILSIASKVLMDTCKEYELENKTLSKEAQNALLEYEFPGNIRELISIVQRACILSEGEKITKEDLFLEARSTKKELKNLEKELLEEGLKNMDYNVEKTAEFLGMELKILKEKMKKYHIKG, from the coding sequence ATGAATTTGGTGATCGTTGAAGATGATATTAATATGCGAAAATCTTTAGAAATCGCTCTGGGTGAATATGAGGAATTTAAAATCAAGTCTTATAAATCTGCCACAGAAGCCTTGAAAAAGCTTAGTGATGATACAGATTTGATTATCACGGATATTAATATGCCCGGACTTGATGGACTTGAATTTGTCAAGGCTTGTGAAAATAAGTATGATTTTATCATTATCACAGGTAATGCTACACTTAACCGTGCTATTGAGGCGGTGCGTTTAGGCGTTAAGGACTTTTTAACTAAGCCTTTTGATGTTAATACCCTAGTTCAGGCAATTAAAAGGGCAAAAATCATACGCGAAAAAACAAGTGATAAAAAAAGTGCCAAAAAAGATAATTTAATACAAAATGACTTTTTTGCAACTTCTGCAAAATTAGAAGCAACTTTAAAATTGAGCGAAAAGGCAGCAAAAACAGATGTTGCAGTGATGTTTTTTGGCGAAAGCGGAGTGGGAAAGGAGCTTTTTTCAAGACATATTCATAAAAATAGCAAAAGAGCCTTAAAACCTTTTGTAGCCATTAATATGGCTGCCATTCCTACCAATTTGATAGAAAGTGAGCTTTTTGGCTTTGAAAAGGGAGCTTTTACAGATGCAAATGCCACTAAAATAGGGCTTTTTGAAATGGCAAATGAGGGCACACTTTTCTTAGATGAAATCGGCGAAATGCCTTATGAAATTCAAGCTAAGCTTTTAAGAGCCTTGCAAGAAAAAGAAATCACGCGTCTTGGAAGCACAAAAGCCATTAAAATCGATGTAAGAATCATCAGTGCAACAAATGCAAATTTGGAGGAAAAGATTAAAAATGGAGACTTTAGAAGTGATCTTTATTACCGCTTAAATACCCTACCTATACAAATCCCCCCTTTAAGAGAGCGAAAAGAGGAGATTTTAAGCATAGCAAGTAAGGTTTTAATGGATACTTGTAAAGAATATGAGCTTGAGAATAAAACATTAAGCAAAGAAGCGCAAAATGCCTTGCTAGAGTATGAATTCCCAGGCAATATAAGAGAACTTATCTCCATAGTGCAAAGGGCTTGCATTTTAAGTGAGGGGGAGAAAATCACAAAAGAAGATTTATTTTTAGAAGCAAGAAGCACGAAAAAAGAGTTGAAAAATTTAGAAAAAGAGCTTTTAGAAGAGGGACTTAAAAATATGGACTATAATGTGGAGAAAACGGCGGAATTTTTGGGTATGGAACTTAAAATTTTAAAAGAAAAAATGAAAAAATATCACATAAAAGGATAA
- a CDS encoding AI-2E family transporter translates to MKSGKIFLICFILVILGLLLYLFKSFLLVIAIAALMAVATSNLHAKFLSLTKQKKLLASTLTTSFMILLFFAPFIYTSIELAKALKNFDINLITQTLDYIKHYEFSLPASLEFLEPKIKEFIAGIDLNSLYKQALSYASSFTKSGAKFLMDMALICVFYFFANLYGTELVIYLKSIVPINKAELDEILGEVGNVMAVVLYSMIIVAIFQGALFSLITFIYGYDGLLMGVIFAVSSLIPAVGGALVYVPVSLYTFASGNLSSAIVIFAYSFVMISFVADTLIKPLIIKWINEKLVKTPTNINELLIFLAMIAGISSFGFWGIILGPAILTFFISTLRLYNILKDKNLI, encoded by the coding sequence GTGAAAAGTGGGAAAATATTTTTAATTTGTTTTATTTTAGTTATTTTAGGTCTTTTGCTTTATCTTTTTAAAAGTTTTTTACTTGTGATAGCAATCGCTGCTTTAATGGCAGTGGCGACTTCAAATTTACACGCTAAATTCTTAAGCCTTACGAAACAAAAAAAGCTTTTAGCCTCCACGCTTACAACCTCTTTTATGATTTTACTTTTTTTCGCACCCTTTATCTATACAAGCATAGAACTTGCAAAGGCTTTAAAAAATTTCGACATTAATCTCATCACTCAAACGCTTGATTATATTAAGCATTATGAATTTTCTCTACCTGCTTCTTTGGAGTTTTTAGAGCCTAAAATTAAAGAATTTATCGCTGGGATAGACCTAAACTCGCTTTACAAACAAGCTCTTAGCTATGCTTCAAGCTTTACAAAATCAGGAGCCAAATTCCTTATGGATATGGCTTTAATTTGCGTGTTTTATTTTTTTGCAAATCTTTATGGCACAGAGCTTGTCATCTACTTAAAATCCATAGTTCCCATCAACAAAGCCGAGCTTGATGAAATTTTAGGTGAAGTGGGTAATGTTATGGCTGTGGTGCTTTACTCAATGATTATCGTGGCAATTTTTCAAGGTGCACTTTTTAGCCTCATAACATTTATTTACGGCTATGATGGACTTTTAATGGGTGTGATTTTTGCAGTTAGCTCTTTAATCCCTGCTGTGGGCGGGGCTTTGGTTTATGTCCCTGTAAGTCTTTATACCTTTGCTTCTGGGAATTTAAGCAGTGCTATTGTGATATTTGCTTATTCTTTTGTGATGATTTCTTTTGTCGCCGACACACTCATTAAACCACTTATCATCAAGTGGATTAATGAAAAACTTGTCAAAACGCCGACCAATATCAATGAACTTCTCATCTTTCTTGCGATGATAGCTGGAATTTCAAGCTTTGGTTTTTGGGGCATTATTTTAGGACCTGCCATTTTAACCTTTTTCATTTCCACACTAAGGCTTTATAATATTTTAAAAGATAAGAATTTGATTTAA
- a CDS encoding branched-chain amino acid ABC transporter permease, which yields MDSTLFLQQLVNGFSLGSMYALIAVGYTMVYGVLRLINFAHGDIMMVSAYAALFCITSLNVPFLGALSLAMIFAMVVGIATDKIAYKPLRKAPRISLLITAIGISFFLQNLFNMLFTSTPKAFLPPAYFEELINVGGISVTFGSLLVPLITFIIVVIVLLILYKSKYGIAIRALAFDVQTVNLMGIDANRIIAMVFALGSALAAVGGVFWASMYYSITPTMGTLIGLKAFAAAVLGGIGSVVGAVIGGLIIGLTEVIAVAFFPELSGFKDAFAFIFLVFILLFKPTGILGINFEKSRF from the coding sequence ATGGATTCGACTTTATTTTTACAGCAGCTTGTTAATGGCTTTAGCCTTGGCAGTATGTATGCACTTATTGCTGTGGGTTATACTATGGTTTATGGAGTTTTAAGACTGATTAATTTCGCCCACGGGGACATTATGATGGTAAGTGCGTATGCTGCACTTTTTTGCATTACTAGTCTTAATGTGCCTTTTTTAGGGGCACTTTCTTTAGCTATGATTTTTGCTATGGTTGTGGGGATAGCTACGGATAAGATAGCTTATAAGCCTTTACGAAAAGCCCCTAGAATTTCTTTGTTAATCACTGCGATTGGCATTAGTTTTTTCTTGCAAAATTTATTCAATATGCTTTTCACTTCCACTCCAAAGGCTTTTTTACCGCCAGCTTATTTTGAAGAGTTAATTAATGTGGGTGGGATAAGCGTTACCTTTGGTAGTTTGCTTGTGCCTTTAATTACTTTTATTATTGTTGTGATTGTGCTTTTGATTTTATATAAAAGCAAATATGGTATCGCAATTCGTGCTTTAGCCTTTGATGTGCAAACTGTGAATTTGATGGGAATTGATGCAAATCGTATTATTGCTATGGTTTTCGCGTTAGGTTCTGCTTTGGCAGCTGTGGGAGGAGTCTTTTGGGCAAGTATGTATTATTCTATTACCCCAACCATGGGAACACTCATAGGACTTAAAGCCTTTGCCGCTGCGGTTTTAGGAGGTATAGGTTCTGTGGTGGGAGCTGTGATAGGGGGATTAATTATAGGATTAACAGAAGTTATTGCCGTGGCGTTTTTTCCAGAACTTTCTGGTTTTAAAGATGCTTTTGCTTTTATATTTTTAGTTTTTATTTTATTATTTAAGCCTACTGGAATTTTAGGCATTAATTTTGAAAAAAGTAGGTTTTGA
- a CDS encoding ABC transporter substrate-binding protein — MRKSLVLITCLVAALSAKEIRVGVVLPLTGVTAAYGQSALEGIRLANSLQAILQNGDKVNLVVVDTKGDKLESSSAANRLVSQDKVFGLIGEMTTANTLQVMRVAEDNKIPLIAPAATGDRLLDKKAYSSRVCFMDSFQGASLAKYAFENLNYKNAVLVLDQSTDYSLGLARAFEKEFNAKGGKVLKSLRINSGDKDFKAIIAQIKGLNPDFIFLPLYYSEASLFVRQARNAGLLTPMASADGVADQSFIELAGSASEGYIFTDSFDSHNPSTKLSKDFIANYEKAKGTKEVPNFTAMGADAYFVMFNALNACVDNLTPVCVNEKIHQTINFEGVSGIISIDKTGNATRSVVLKEIKNQKQVFKDIINP; from the coding sequence ATGAGGAAAAGTTTAGTTTTAATTACTTGTTTGGTGGCTGCTTTAAGCGCTAAGGAAATTCGAGTAGGTGTTGTTTTGCCTTTAACGGGCGTAACGGCAGCTTATGGGCAAAGTGCTTTAGAGGGAATTAGATTAGCTAATTCTTTACAAGCAATTTTACAAAATGGCGATAAAGTCAATCTTGTTGTGGTTGATACTAAGGGCGATAAATTAGAATCTTCAAGTGCAGCCAATCGTCTTGTTTCGCAAGATAAAGTTTTTGGTTTAATAGGAGAAATGACAACGGCAAATACTTTGCAAGTGATGCGTGTAGCTGAGGATAATAAAATCCCCCTTATTGCTCCAGCAGCCACAGGAGATAGGCTTTTGGATAAAAAGGCTTATTCTTCTAGAGTGTGTTTTATGGATAGCTTTCAAGGTGCGTCCTTGGCAAAATATGCTTTTGAAAATTTAAATTATAAAAATGCTGTATTGGTTTTAGACCAAAGCACAGATTACTCTTTAGGTTTAGCGAGGGCTTTTGAAAAAGAATTTAATGCTAAGGGTGGTAAGGTTTTAAAAAGTTTGAGAATTAATTCGGGAGATAAGGATTTTAAAGCTATTATTGCACAAATAAAGGGCTTAAATCCCGATTTTATCTTTTTGCCACTTTATTATAGTGAAGCATCTTTATTTGTGCGTCAAGCAAGAAATGCTGGCTTATTAACGCCTATGGCTTCAGCTGATGGAGTAGCCGATCAAAGTTTTATAGAATTGGCAGGTAGTGCAAGCGAGGGTTATATCTTTACCGATAGTTTTGATTCTCATAATCCCTCAACAAAGCTTAGTAAGGACTTCATTGCCAATTATGAAAAGGCAAAAGGCACTAAAGAAGTGCCAAATTTTACAGCTATGGGTGCGGACGCTTATTTTGTAATGTTTAATGCTCTTAATGCTTGTGTGGATAATCTCACTCCAGTTTGTGTTAATGAAAAAATTCATCAAACGATTAATTTTGAAGGAGTTTCTGGGATAATTAGCATTGATAAAACGGGCAATGCTACGCGCTCAGTTGTGCTTAAAGAGATTAAAAATCAAAAACAAGTTTTTAAAGATATTATTAATCCTTAA